The Bdellovibrio sp. NC01 genome includes the window ATTTTTTCCCTTTGGTGCCCGTGCCCTTTTTCTCAGTCGTATGGGGCGAGTCACCTTCGTGGCCTTGCTCCATAGGTGGGCCGCTCATGTTATCTTTTTCTGCTGGTTGCGCGTGCGAGTTCAGTGCAAAGAAGAGCGATAGAATGGAAAGTGCGATCAGATGTTTCATGCGAACCTCCATATAAGAAGGTTAGCGATTTCTACACATCATAAGAAGGGAATGATAGTTGTTCTTCACCAATTGCTGACTGCCGGTCAGACGTGCGATTTGCAACGAACCTTGCACCATACTTAAGATCAAGTTCGCAACTTCCGGTATCTTAAGTCCCTTACGAAGGTCGCCATCAGAAACACATTCGCGCAGAACTTGTTCGATCCATTCCTTCTGTCCTTTATGGAGTTCAAGCAAGGCCGTTTTCATTTTTGTGCCCAAAGTGTTGTAGTCGATGCAAAACACACCAGTCGGGCAGACCTTCATTTTATCTGATGACATATCTTGGAACATGTCGAAGAAACGTTCTAGCTTCGTTAGAGCTTTCACTTCACCCAGCGAAAGCGTCCATTGTAGAAATGCATCTTCATAATCTGAAATCAGAGCTAAACCCAGGTCTTCTTTTGAGCTAAAGTAATAATGCAAACTGGCTTTGCGGATACCCAAATCGTCAGCGATATCCTGGAAGCTAAATCCATTAAATCCTTTTAGTTGGAGCTGAGCTTTGGCGCTTTTAATCGCTTGTGTTTTAGTATCCATGGGCATATTCTACCTACCAGTAGGTAGATAATCAAGGCCTCGAATACGAGGTTTCTGACACAAAAGGATTTCCTTATGATGAAAACGAAACAAATGCGACCTGTAGCGATCATCGCGGGTTCAAGAACTCCATTCACGAAATCAATGGGTCTGTATTCGCGCATTTCGAATCAACAGTTAATGACAGCAACAATTCGCAATCTTGTAGAGAAAACGAATCTTCAAGGTCAACGCCTTGGCGACGTCGCTTTGGGTGCAGTTATGAAGAATGCTTCTGACTGGAACTTGGCGCGTGAGTCAGTTTTGGGTTCAGCTTTGGATCCTCATACTCCGGGTTACGACGTACAACGTGCCTGCGGTACAGGTTTGGAAACTGCTTGGCAAATCGGTTTGAAGATTGCTTCAGGTGCGATGGAAAGCGGTATCGCTGGTGGTACTGATACAAACTCTGACATCGCAGGGGTTTTGCCGCACAGATTTTCGTGGATCATGATGGATGCACAAAAAGAAAAATCTGTCCTAGGTCGTATCGCAAAATTTGCGGAATTAAGACCAAAAGATTTGAAACCAAAATTCCCAGCAGTGGTTGAGCCGCGCACAGGCCTTTCAATGGGTCAGCATACAGAATTGATGGTTCAAGAGTGGGGCATTTCACAATTGGAACAAGATAAGATTGCATTGGCATCCCACCAAAACGCCGACAAAGCGTGGAAAGCGGGCTTCTTTGACGATCTTGTTTTTGAATTCAAAAATTTGAAAAAAGATACGATCGTTCGTGGTGATACAAGTCTTGAAAAGCTAGCGAAGTTAAAACCAGCATTCGACTTCACAGGCAAGGGCACGTTGACAGCAGGGAACAGTACGGCATTGACGGACGGTGCGGCTGCGGTTCTTCTTGGTAGCGAAGACTTTGCACAAAAGCATAATCTTCCAGTTCTTGCTTACTTGGTTGATGCGGAAGTGGCAGCGGTTGATTACGTCGCTGGTGAAGGCTTGTTGATGGCACCAACCTATGCAGTAGCTCGTATGCTTCGTAGAAATAATTTGAAACTCCAAGATTTTGATTTCTATGAAATTCACGAAGCATTCGCGGGCCAAGTCGCTTGTACTTTGAAAGCATGGGAAACTGAAGAATATTGCGTGAACAGACTTGGCGAGCCCGGTGCACTAGGTTCCATCGACCGCAGTAAATTGAATGTGAACGGCGGAAGTTTGGCTCTTGGTCATCCATTCGCAGCGACAGGTGGACGCATTCTTGTGAGTCTTGCAAAAATGCTTGCACAAAAAGGTTCGGGTCGCGGTTTGATTTCGATCTGTACTGCGGGCGGTATGGGCGTAACTGCTATCGTTGAACGTCCATAAAAATATCTCTCATTAGTTTCATGACATCTCTCCTAATAATACTTAGGATTACAAGGGAGAGGTGTCGTGTTCGCTAAATTCTTTCTCTTCATGTTATTGTTCGTTGGCTCTGTGAGTTTTGCACAAAGCACTCAAAGCACGCCTTCGCCAGAAGAGATGTTAGGCGAAAAGCCGATTCCTAAGCCACCTACGGCTCCAGCTGGAACGACAACAAATCTACCTCCAGCACCGTCATCAGAAAAAACGATGACCAACACGTTGATCACACCCGCGGCAGAA containing:
- a CDS encoding TetR/AcrR family transcriptional regulator gives rise to the protein MDTKTQAIKSAKAQLQLKGFNGFSFQDIADDLGIRKASLHYYFSSKEDLGLALISDYEDAFLQWTLSLGEVKALTKLERFFDMFQDMSSDKMKVCPTGVFCIDYNTLGTKMKTALLELHKGQKEWIEQVLRECVSDGDLRKGLKIPEVANLILSMVQGSLQIARLTGSQQLVKNNYHSLLMMCRNR
- a CDS encoding acetyl-CoA C-acetyltransferase, with the translated sequence MMKTKQMRPVAIIAGSRTPFTKSMGLYSRISNQQLMTATIRNLVEKTNLQGQRLGDVALGAVMKNASDWNLARESVLGSALDPHTPGYDVQRACGTGLETAWQIGLKIASGAMESGIAGGTDTNSDIAGVLPHRFSWIMMDAQKEKSVLGRIAKFAELRPKDLKPKFPAVVEPRTGLSMGQHTELMVQEWGISQLEQDKIALASHQNADKAWKAGFFDDLVFEFKNLKKDTIVRGDTSLEKLAKLKPAFDFTGKGTLTAGNSTALTDGAAAVLLGSEDFAQKHNLPVLAYLVDAEVAAVDYVAGEGLLMAPTYAVARMLRRNNLKLQDFDFYEIHEAFAGQVACTLKAWETEEYCVNRLGEPGALGSIDRSKLNVNGGSLALGHPFAATGGRILVSLAKMLAQKGSGRGLISICTAGGMGVTAIVERP